The Mesotoga infera genome contains a region encoding:
- a CDS encoding alpha-N-arabinofuranosidase, which yields MKKASILLTFVLMMIFIPETLVVNAGHVLTIDPSNPGPEISPFLYGVFFEDINHAVDGGLYAEFIRNRSFEHKDPLEGWFADFETGCQATFSIDSELPLNENNPHYLSFAIASDSGSVSLSNNGYDGIPMMEGKRYVFSAFIRGNSEYSGEITVLLTDAKGNTIDEASLASAFGAEWEKYSVEFEITEDCDNGRLLLILRGAGEVCLDMISLFPEENWNGMRIDLLKMLEELKPGFVRFPGGCLVEGDSLENAYRWKDTIGPVEERKANYNLWGYHQSYGIGFFEYLLLSEHLEAEPIPIFNSGMSCQVRGAEYCPIDEMDEWIENVLDFIEFANGPKNSLWGSKRVELGHPEPFNVKYIGIGNENWGTEYHDRFPMFRDAVKAKYPEIIIVFSGPPSYEGASFNRAWRWARENGVEILDEHMYAVPEWILRNTDRYDKYDRSGPKVMLGEYAAHAAGTRNTLQAAMAEAALMTGLERNSDIVIMAAYAPLFNRPGWSQWTPDLIWFDNTRVYGTPSYHVQKLFNENLGDVVIPSKLTDENLEVIGYWFKS from the coding sequence ATGAAAAAAGCCTCCATTTTATTGACCTTTGTTCTCATGATGATTTTTATTCCGGAAACTCTTGTTGTGAATGCCGGTCATGTGCTGACAATAGATCCCAGCAATCCCGGTCCCGAGATAAGTCCCTTCCTATACGGCGTATTCTTCGAAGACATAAACCATGCAGTAGATGGCGGTCTATACGCTGAATTTATAAGAAATCGATCCTTCGAACACAAAGATCCTCTCGAAGGCTGGTTTGCAGACTTTGAAACCGGTTGCCAGGCCACCTTCTCGATTGACTCTGAACTGCCGCTTAATGAGAACAATCCCCATTACTTGAGTTTTGCTATTGCATCTGATAGCGGATCAGTATCGCTTTCCAACAACGGTTACGACGGCATTCCTATGATGGAAGGGAAACGGTACGTGTTTTCAGCATTCATTCGAGGTAATTCAGAATACAGCGGTGAAATCACAGTTTTACTGACGGATGCGAAGGGCAACACAATCGATGAAGCTAGCCTCGCGTCGGCTTTCGGCGCTGAGTGGGAGAAGTATTCGGTAGAATTTGAGATCACCGAAGACTGCGATAACGGCAGGCTTTTACTTATATTGAGAGGGGCCGGCGAGGTCTGCCTGGACATGATTTCGCTTTTTCCTGAAGAGAACTGGAACGGCATGAGGATAGATCTTCTAAAGATGCTTGAAGAACTTAAGCCTGGTTTCGTAAGGTTTCCGGGCGGCTGCCTCGTTGAAGGCGACAGCCTGGAGAACGCCTATCGATGGAAGGATACAATCGGACCGGTAGAAGAGAGGAAGGCAAACTACAACCTCTGGGGCTATCACCAGTCATACGGCATCGGATTCTTCGAATATCTCCTCCTGTCGGAACACCTGGAAGCAGAGCCAATACCAATCTTCAACTCGGGCATGTCCTGTCAGGTTCGGGGAGCCGAGTACTGCCCAATTGATGAGATGGACGAATGGATTGAAAATGTTCTTGACTTCATAGAGTTTGCAAATGGGCCAAAGAATTCACTCTGGGGTTCAAAGCGTGTCGAGCTTGGTCATCCCGAGCCCTTCAACGTCAAGTATATTGGTATAGGAAACGAGAATTGGGGCACGGAATATCATGATCGCTTCCCGATGTTCAGAGATGCTGTCAAAGCGAAGTATCCTGAAATCATAATTGTTTTCAGCGGCCCGCCTTCATATGAAGGAGCTTCATTCAACAGGGCATGGAGATGGGCAAGAGAGAACGGTGTCGAAATTCTTGATGAGCACATGTATGCCGTTCCGGAATGGATCTTAAGGAACACAGATAGATACGACAAGTACGACAGATCCGGTCCAAAGGTCATGCTTGGAGAATACGCAGCCCACGCGGCCGGGACAAGGAACACCCTTCAAGCAGCAATGGCGGAAGCGGCTTTGATGACTGGCCTTGAACGCAATTCAGACATCGTAATAATGGCGGCTTACGCGCCCCTGTTCAACAGGCCGGGC
- a CDS encoding glycoside hydrolase, which yields MSKTLKSFRRIGEEESAMTSRACLLIILGFLVCSLSFGGRVLPIDIDVSTFEERIETDRKVQVEIEIIDRDGEKSENISVSARQLSHEFYFGNAPEYLLYAYAQTSYNRGRRFGIRPLPEEDLQEYKRLYLELFNFATLPSFYWADYESTEGRIRLAEASEKIAQWLSENEVPVKGHTLVWGNPPSVGVPAWIEVKGKLGQWAEVREYLFSRVTREVEEFKDLIQYWDVVNEPIVQPWFDSIGSDYIAESFRIVKEIDPDAITVLNEYGVLVNERTRRAFISRAGQLTNEGTPIDVIGAEAHIFTAQDLLGQLRSLESIYLAIDELAQLGKPIHISEFQIPLPAVIDAFDVSISEAEEIQAEIARIFYKVFFSHPAVEAITYWNFYRAWQSGSGFLRDDLSIKPIFDELKRLIHEEWKTSVRLETDISGKVAFNGFAGKYEVSVESGALSETFIIDVKKGEKNEFTLVLGQ from the coding sequence ATGTCAAAAACACTGAAGTCTTTTCGGAGAATAGGAGAAGAAGAGTCGGCAATGACCTCAAGAGCTTGTCTGCTAATAATCTTGGGCTTTCTTGTTTGCAGTCTATCTTTTGGAGGTCGTGTCTTGCCTATCGATATCGATGTAAGCACTTTCGAAGAAAGGATAGAGACCGATAGAAAAGTACAGGTTGAAATAGAAATCATAGATAGAGATGGAGAGAAATCGGAGAACATTTCGGTGTCCGCCAGGCAACTTTCACATGAGTTCTACTTCGGAAATGCTCCCGAATACCTGCTTTACGCTTACGCTCAAACCAGTTACAACCGCGGAAGGAGATTCGGGATCAGGCCACTGCCTGAGGAAGATCTCCAGGAATATAAGCGTTTGTATCTTGAGCTTTTCAACTTCGCTACTCTTCCCTCCTTTTACTGGGCAGACTATGAGTCCACAGAAGGAAGAATTCGCTTGGCCGAAGCCTCTGAGAAGATTGCACAGTGGCTGAGTGAAAACGAAGTGCCGGTTAAGGGGCACACACTTGTGTGGGGGAATCCGCCGAGCGTCGGCGTCCCCGCCTGGATAGAAGTGAAAGGAAAGCTCGGTCAATGGGCAGAGGTACGGGAATATCTCTTTTCGAGAGTCACCAGGGAAGTCGAAGAGTTCAAGGATCTCATCCAGTACTGGGATGTCGTTAATGAGCCTATTGTTCAACCCTGGTTCGACTCGATAGGTTCGGACTATATTGCCGAGTCGTTTAGAATCGTTAAGGAAATTGATCCCGACGCCATTACAGTACTAAACGAATACGGAGTGTTGGTGAATGAGCGGACCAGGCGAGCCTTCATTTCGAGAGCCGGCCAACTCACAAATGAAGGAACTCCCATAGATGTGATTGGGGCCGAAGCGCATATTTTCACTGCTCAGGATCTACTTGGTCAGCTGCGATCCTTGGAAAGCATATATCTTGCAATTGACGAGTTGGCTCAGCTGGGGAAACCTATTCATATATCGGAGTTTCAGATTCCTCTTCCCGCCGTGATAGATGCTTTCGACGTCTCTATAAGTGAGGCCGAAGAGATACAGGCCGAGATCGCCAGGATATTCTACAAAGTCTTCTTCAGCCATCCGGCGGTCGAGGCAATAACGTACTGGAATTTCTATAGGGCGTGGCAGTCAGGCAGCGGATTTCTGCGCGACGATCTCTCGATAAAACCGATCTTTGATGAGTTGAAGAGGCTTATTCACGAAGAATGGAAAACCTCTGTCCGTCTCGAGACGGATATTTCTGGCAAAGTGGCTTTCAACGGTTTTGCCGGTAAGTACGAGGTCTCGGTGGAAAGCGGAGCGCTGTCAGAGACATTCATTATTGACGTTAAGAAGGGTGAGAAGAATGAATTCACCCTTGTTCTCGGGCAATGA